The window GCCGCCCAGCGTCAAGAGATGCAGGGGCAGCCGGTGATCCTGCTGGTAGCCGGTCCGGTTCGCGCGATGCTTTCGCGGTTCGGACGCCTGGCGGTACCTAGCCTGCATGTGCTGGCTTACCAGGAAATTCCGGACAACAAGCAAGTCACCATCGTTGCGACAGTAGGGCCCAACGGCTGAGGTAGTGGGTTATGCAAGTTAAGCGTTTTTTCGCCGCCGATATGCGTCAGGCCATGAAGCTGGTTCGTGACGAATTGGGCTCGGACGCGGCCATCATCGGCAACCGCCGGATCGCTGGCGGTGTCGAGCTGACGGCTGCGTTGGACTACAAGCTCTCGGCCCTGGCACCACGGGTGCCGAACATGGAGCTTGAGGACGAGCTGCGCAAGACCCAGTCGCGTATCGTCACCGCCCAGGCCGAGCTGAGCCTGCGCAGTGAGGGTGAAAACGATGGCAATACCAATCGCCAGCTGTTCGCCGGCTTGCCGCTGACCGCGGCCGAGCCACTGATCGAACCGACCTTCGACGAACCTCGTCGTCCTGCCCCGGCCCCGGTTGCGGCGGCCCCGGCGGTGGACCAGCGGGTCTTCGACTCGATGCGCTCGGAACTCAACGGTCTGCGTGAACTGCTGGAAGTGCAGCTCGGCTCGCTGGCCTGGAACCAGTTGCAGGGTCGCCAGCCGGAGCAGGCCAACCTCTGGCGGCGCCTGCAGCGCATCGGCCTGTCCGGTCCGCTGTCGCGCGACCTGCTGGCGCTGATCACCGATATCCAGGAGCCTCGCCAGGCCTGGCGCATGCTGCTGGCGCACCTGGCCCGGATGATCGTCACCCCGGAGGTCGAACCGCTCGAAGAGGGTGGGGTGATTGCCATGGTCGGCCCGGCCGGCATGGGCAAGACCACCACGCTGGCCAAGCTGGCCGCGCGCTACGTGCTCAAGTACGGCGCACAGAACATTGCACTGGTCAGCATGGACAGCTTCCGCATCGGTGCACAGGAACAGCTCAAGACGCTGGGGCGGATTCTCAACGTCTCGGTGACCCATGTCGATCCTGGTCAATCCCTGGCCCAGGCCCTCGATCCGCTGCTGCGCAAGCGCGTGGTGCTGATCGATACCGCTGGCCTGCAGGCCAGTGACCCGGCCTTGCGCATGCAGCTGGAAAGCCTGGCCGGCCGCGGGATCAAGGCGAAGAATTACCTGGTGCTGGCGACCACCAGCCAGAAGCAGGTGCTCACCGCCGCCTACCACAGCTACAAGCGCTGTGGCCTGGCCGGATGCATCCTGACCAAGCTGGACGAGACGGCAAGCCTCGGCGAAGTGTTGAGCCTGGCCATCAGCCATGAACTGCCGGTGGCCTACCTGACCGATGGCCCACGCATCCCGGACGATCTGCATTTGCCTCGTCGCCACCAGTTGGTGAGCCGCGCGGTCAGCGTGCAAATGCAGGAAGAACCCAGCGAAGAGGCCATGGCCGATATGTTCGCTGACATCTACCACAGCCCCTCCAAGCGAGTGGGGTGAGGTAACCATGAAGACGTTGCAACGCATCTACATCGATGGTCTGCCAGGCATTAGTTTCCTTCGGGAGCGCGCAGCCAGTTATGTGGCCTTCCGTCTACGCGAGACAAGGTAAGAAGAGAACATGGGTAGCATGCATCCCGTACAGGTGATTGCGGTGACCGGCGGCAAGGGTGGCGTCGGGAAGACTAACGTGTCAGTGAACTTGTCCCTGGCCCTGGCCGAGCTGGGCCGGCGCGTCATGCTGCTGGACGCCGACCTGGGCCTGGCGAATGTCGACGTTCTGCTGGGGCTGACCCCGAAGCGGACCCTGGCCGATGTGATCGAAGGGCGCTGCGAGCTGCGCGATGTGCTGCTGCAGGGTCCTGGCGGAATCCGTATCGTGCCGGCGGCGTCCGGCACCCAGACCATGGTCAACCTGAATCCGGCCCAGCATGCCGGCCTGATCCAGGCATTCAGCGATATCGGCGACAACCTCGACGTGCTGGTGATCGACACCGCCGCGGGTATTGGTGACTCGGTAGTCAGCTTCGTGCGTGCGGCCCAGGAAGTGCTGCTGGTGGTCTGCGACGAACCGACTTCGATCACCGACGCCTATGCGCTGATCAAGCTGCTCAACCGCGACTACGGCATGAACCGTTTTCGCGTGCTGGCCAACATGGCCCAGAGCCCGCAGGAAGGCCGCAACCTGTTCGCCAAGTTGACCAAGGTCACGGACCGCTTCCTTGACGTGGCCCTACAATACGTCGGCGCCGTTCCCTACGATGAATGCGTTCGCAAGGCCGTGCAAAAGCAGCGTGCGGTCTACGAGGCATTCCCGCGTTCGAAATGTGCTCTGGCGTTCAAGGCCATCGCGCAGAAGGTCGACACCTGGCCGTTGCCCGCCAACCCACGTGGGCACCTGGAATTTTTCGTCGAACGTCTGGTACTTCAAACGAGTGCGGGACCCGTGCTATGACTGCAAGTGGCTATCGCATGTATTCCAAATCGTCGCGTGACAGCCAGTATGAACTGATCGAGCGCTACGCACCGCTGGTCAAGCGTATCGCCTATCACCTGCTGGCCAGGCTGCCGGCCAGTGTCCAGGTCGAGGATCTGATCCAGGCCGGGATGATCGGCCTGCTCGAAGTCTCGACCAAATACGACTCGGGCAAGGGTGCGAGTTTCGAGACCTATGCCGGTATCCGCATCCGTGGCGCGATGCTCGATGAGGTCCGCAAGGGCGACTGGGCACCCCGTTCGGTACACCGCAACACCCGCATGGTCAGCGACGCAATCCGGGCAATTGAAGCGAAAACCGGTCGCGACGCTAAAGATCATGAAGTTGCAGCCGAACTCCAGTTGAGTCTCGATGATTATTACGGGATTTTGAACGATACCTTGGGCAGCCGCCTGTTCAGTTTCGACGACCTGTTGCAGGACGGCGAGCATGAAGGGTTGCATGAGGATGGCGCGAGCGCTCATCTCGAACCGTCGCGCGATCTGGAGGATGAGCGCTTCCAGGCCGCACTGGCGGACGCGATTGCCAATTTGCCGGAGCGTGAGCGGCTGGTGTTGTCGCTGTACTACGACGAGGAGCTGAACCTCAAGGAAATCGGTGAGGTCCTGGGGGTCAGCGAGTCACGGGTCAGCCAGTTGCATAGCCAGTGCGCAGCCCGTTTGCGGGGGCGTTTGGGAGAGTGGCGAGCGCGTTGACGGGGCAGTGTGTGGGGACACTGCGAACGAGACCGATGCAGCGTGTGACGGTGTATCGGCGGCTCGGCCGGTTGTGGTTTCCATGCAGTAGGGTACAGAGCCTTGTCGAGTGTTGTGCCGAATTGATTTAACAGCGCGTCCAGGTG of the Pseudomonas vanderleydeniana genome contains:
- the flhF gene encoding flagellar biosynthesis protein FlhF, yielding MQVKRFFAADMRQAMKLVRDELGSDAAIIGNRRIAGGVELTAALDYKLSALAPRVPNMELEDELRKTQSRIVTAQAELSLRSEGENDGNTNRQLFAGLPLTAAEPLIEPTFDEPRRPAPAPVAAAPAVDQRVFDSMRSELNGLRELLEVQLGSLAWNQLQGRQPEQANLWRRLQRIGLSGPLSRDLLALITDIQEPRQAWRMLLAHLARMIVTPEVEPLEEGGVIAMVGPAGMGKTTTLAKLAARYVLKYGAQNIALVSMDSFRIGAQEQLKTLGRILNVSVTHVDPGQSLAQALDPLLRKRVVLIDTAGLQASDPALRMQLESLAGRGIKAKNYLVLATTSQKQVLTAAYHSYKRCGLAGCILTKLDETASLGEVLSLAISHELPVAYLTDGPRIPDDLHLPRRHQLVSRAVSVQMQEEPSEEAMADMFADIYHSPSKRVG
- the fleN gene encoding flagellar synthesis regulator FleN, which translates into the protein MGSMHPVQVIAVTGGKGGVGKTNVSVNLSLALAELGRRVMLLDADLGLANVDVLLGLTPKRTLADVIEGRCELRDVLLQGPGGIRIVPAASGTQTMVNLNPAQHAGLIQAFSDIGDNLDVLVIDTAAGIGDSVVSFVRAAQEVLLVVCDEPTSITDAYALIKLLNRDYGMNRFRVLANMAQSPQEGRNLFAKLTKVTDRFLDVALQYVGAVPYDECVRKAVQKQRAVYEAFPRSKCALAFKAIAQKVDTWPLPANPRGHLEFFVERLVLQTSAGPVL
- the fliA gene encoding RNA polymerase sigma factor FliA, which encodes MTASGYRMYSKSSRDSQYELIERYAPLVKRIAYHLLARLPASVQVEDLIQAGMIGLLEVSTKYDSGKGASFETYAGIRIRGAMLDEVRKGDWAPRSVHRNTRMVSDAIRAIEAKTGRDAKDHEVAAELQLSLDDYYGILNDTLGSRLFSFDDLLQDGEHEGLHEDGASAHLEPSRDLEDERFQAALADAIANLPERERLVLSLYYDEELNLKEIGEVLGVSESRVSQLHSQCAARLRGRLGEWRAR